A stretch of the Thermus thermophilus genome encodes the following:
- the ttuA gene encoding tRNA-5-methyluridine(54) 2-sulfurtransferase: protein MVCKVCGQKAQVEMKSRGLALCREHYLDWFVKETERAIRRHRMLLPGERVLVAVSGGKDSLALWDVLSRLGYQAVGLHIELGIGEYSKRSLEVTQAFARERGLELWVVDLKEAYGFGVPELARLSGRVACSACGLSKRYILNQVAVEEGFRVVATGHNLDDEAAVLFGNLLNPQEETLSRQGPVLPEKPGLAARVKPFYRFSEREVLSYTLLRGIRYLHEECPNAKGAKSLLYKEALNLVEKEMPGAKLRFLEGFLEKIKPRLQPGEEVALRECERCGYPTTGAVCAFCRMWDAVYRRAKKRKLLPEEARFRPRVEPLRVG, encoded by the coding sequence GTGGTCTGCAAGGTCTGTGGCCAAAAGGCCCAGGTGGAGATGAAGTCCCGGGGGCTCGCCCTCTGCCGGGAGCACTACCTGGACTGGTTCGTCAAGGAGACGGAGAGGGCCATCCGCCGCCACCGGATGCTCCTCCCCGGGGAGAGGGTTTTGGTGGCGGTCTCGGGGGGGAAGGACTCCCTGGCCCTTTGGGACGTGCTAAGCCGCCTGGGCTACCAGGCCGTGGGGCTCCACATTGAGCTCGGCATCGGGGAGTACTCCAAGAGGAGCCTCGAGGTCACCCAGGCCTTCGCCCGGGAAAGGGGCCTGGAGCTATGGGTGGTGGACCTGAAGGAGGCCTACGGCTTCGGGGTCCCCGAGCTCGCCCGGCTTTCCGGGCGGGTGGCCTGCTCCGCCTGCGGGCTTTCCAAGCGCTACATCCTCAACCAGGTGGCGGTGGAGGAGGGCTTCCGCGTGGTGGCCACGGGCCACAACCTGGACGATGAGGCCGCCGTCCTCTTCGGGAACCTCCTGAACCCCCAGGAGGAAACCCTTTCCCGCCAGGGGCCCGTCCTGCCGGAAAAGCCCGGCCTCGCCGCCCGGGTCAAGCCCTTCTACCGCTTTAGCGAGAGAGAGGTCCTCTCCTACACCCTCCTTAGGGGGATCCGCTACCTCCACGAGGAGTGCCCGAACGCCAAGGGGGCGAAGAGCCTCCTCTACAAGGAGGCCCTGAACCTGGTGGAGAAGGAGATGCCCGGGGCCAAGCTCCGCTTCCTCGAGGGCTTCCTGGAGAAGATCAAGCCTCGCCTGCAGCCCGGGGAGGAGGTGGCCCTGAGGGAGTGCGAGCGGTGCGGCTACCCCACCACGGGGGCGGTGTGCGCCTTCTGCCGCATGTGGGACGCCGTCTACCGGCGGGCCAAGAAGCGGAAACTCCTGCCGGAGGAGGCCCGCTTCCGGCCACGGGTGGAGCCCCTCCGTGTCGGTTAA
- the ttuB gene encoding sulfur carrier protein TtuB gives MRVVLRLPERKEVEVKGNRPLRQVLEELGLNPETVVAVRGEELLTLEDEVREEDTIEVLSAISGG, from the coding sequence GTGAGGGTCGTTCTGCGCCTGCCCGAGCGCAAGGAGGTGGAGGTCAAGGGGAACCGGCCCCTGAGGCAGGTCCTGGAGGAGCTCGGCCTGAACCCGGAGACCGTGGTGGCGGTGCGGGGCGAGGAGCTCCTCACCCTGGAGGATGAGGTGCGCGAGGAGGACACCATAGAGGTCCTCTCCGCCATCTCGGGAGGGTAA
- a CDS encoding acetoin utilization protein AcuC, whose translation MVIYREEYRLYNFGPDHPFSPVRLEMLTSLLQALGVWRAPLSPPEASREEVLWVHSERLVRRVEAASRGELSPDLEHYGLGTGDTPVFPGMDRAARVLVGGTLEGARRILAGERRVLQLGGGLHHAQYDRASGFCVYNDLSVAIRHMTRAGLRVAYVDIDVHHGDGVQWIHYEEGEVLTLSLHESGRYLFPGTGHVYEIGRGAGLGKKLNLPLEPFTEDESYLEVFQALVPWALKAFRPDVLVVQAGADAHYLDPLADLLLTTRAYERLFRLLLEYAEAYAGGRVLFTLGGGYSLDAAVRVWALLYHVFHGLPLPERLPEGWLSTWEARLGKPLTPTLHDPEGAYPEIPRREEIAKRNRLTLQRLTELVAPHLLH comes from the coding sequence ATGGTGATCTACCGGGAGGAGTACCGCCTCTACAACTTCGGGCCCGACCATCCCTTCAGCCCGGTGCGCCTGGAGATGCTCACCTCCCTCCTCCAGGCCCTCGGGGTGTGGCGGGCGCCCCTTAGCCCCCCTGAGGCCTCGAGGGAGGAGGTGCTTTGGGTCCACTCCGAGCGCCTGGTGAGGCGGGTGGAGGCGGCAAGCCGGGGGGAGCTTTCCCCCGACCTGGAGCACTACGGCCTGGGCACGGGGGATACCCCCGTCTTCCCCGGCATGGACCGGGCGGCCCGGGTCCTGGTGGGGGGGACCCTGGAGGGGGCGAGAAGGATTTTGGCCGGGGAGAGGCGGGTCTTGCAGCTGGGCGGGGGCCTCCACCACGCCCAGTACGACCGGGCCTCGGGGTTTTGCGTCTACAACGACCTCTCCGTGGCCATCCGCCACATGACCCGGGCCGGGCTCCGCGTGGCCTACGTGGACATTGACGTCCACCACGGGGACGGGGTGCAGTGGATCCACTACGAGGAGGGGGAGGTCCTCACCCTAAGCCTCCACGAGTCGGGACGCTACCTCTTTCCCGGCACAGGGCACGTCTACGAGATCGGCCGGGGGGCGGGCCTGGGGAAGAAGCTCAACCTCCCCCTGGAGCCCTTCACCGAGGACGAGAGCTACCTCGAGGTCTTCCAGGCCCTGGTGCCCTGGGCCCTAAAGGCCTTCCGCCCCGACGTCCTCGTGGTCCAGGCGGGGGCGGACGCCCACTACCTGGACCCCTTGGCCGACCTCCTCCTCACCACCCGGGCCTACGAGCGGCTTTTCCGCCTCCTCCTGGAGTACGCCGAGGCCTACGCCGGAGGGAGGGTCCTCTTCACCTTGGGGGGCGGGTACAGCCTGGATGCGGCGGTCAGGGTCTGGGCCCTTCTCTACCACGTCTTCCACGGCCTTCCCCTCCCCGAGCGCCTTCCCGAGGGGTGGCTTAGCACCTGGGAAGCGCGGCTCGGCAAGCCCCTCACCCCCACCCTCCACGACCCCGAAGGGGCCTATCCGGAGATTCCCAGGCGGGAGGAGATCGCGAAGCGGAACCGCCTGACCTTGCAGCGGCTCACGGAGCTCGTGGCCCCCCACCTGCTACACTAG